One part of the Vitis riparia cultivar Riparia Gloire de Montpellier isolate 1030 chromosome 6, EGFV_Vit.rip_1.0, whole genome shotgun sequence genome encodes these proteins:
- the LOC117916004 gene encoding protein CHUP1, chloroplastic, which translates to MPRDDDDSGTTFLNKELEASLARNNALEKENQELKQEVARLKAQISSLKAHDNERKSMLWKKLQSSFDNSNADAKQQKPTNTVRTPEPNLAVENLCPRSDSPESAPRKERPARIPKPPPRPTTATPPSLKEVNGNKVPLAPPPPRPPPLPSKLLAGSKAVRRVPEVMEFYRSLTRRDPQVERANPVGIPTVGNSRNMIGEIENRSSHLMAIKSDVETQGEFINSLTREVEAAAYTEISDVEAFVKWLDEELSYLVDERAVLKHFPKWPERKADALREAAFSYRDLKNLEAEVSSFEDNTKQPLTQSLRRIQALQDRVERSVANMEKMRDGASKRYKEFQIPWEWMLNTGLIGQIKISSTKLAKKYMKRIIKEMQSIECSQEDNLMLQGVRFAFRVHQFAGGFDVDTMHAFEELKRVGTGSNKQQHAVNTIQEC; encoded by the exons ATGCCAAGAGACGATGATGACTCAGGCACCACCTTCCTCAATAAAGAACTGGAAGCATCACTGGCAAGAAATAACGCACTGGAGAAAGAGAATCAGGAACTGAAACAAGAAGTAGCGCGTCTTAAAGCACAGATAAGTTCTCTCAAAGCACACGATAATGAGAGGAAATCCATGCTTTGGAAGAAGTTACAGAGTTCATTTGACAACAGCAATGCAGATGCCAAACAACAAAAACCAACAAATACAGTTAGAACACCAGAACCAAATCTAGCAGTGGAAAATTTGTGTCCAAGGTCAGATTCCCCAGAATCTGCACCCAGAAAGGAAAGACCAGCAAGGATACCAAAACCTCCACCAAGGCCTACCACTGCCACTCCACCTTCTCTCAAGGAAGTAAATGGCAACAAAGTGCCATTAGCACCACCACCGCCACGGCCACCGCCACTTCCATCAAAACTGCTGGCTGGATCAAAAGCAGTGCGTCGTGTGCCAGAGGTGATGGAGTTCTACCGTTCTCTCACAAGGAGAGATCCCCAGGTTGAAAGAGCCAATCCAGTAGGAATCCCAACAGTTGGAAATTCTAGGAACATGATTGGAGAAATTGAGAACCGCTCAAGTCATCTTATGGCT ATAAAATCTGATGTGGAAACACAAGGGGAATTCATCAATTCATTAACAAGAGAGGTGGAGGCTGCAGCTTATACTGAGATATCTGATGTGGAGGCATTTGTGAAATGGCTGGATGAGGAACTATCCTACCTGGTTGATGAACGGGCAGTGCTCAAGCATTTTCCAAAGTGGCCAGAGAGGAAGGCAGATGCATTGCGGGAAGCTGCTTTTAGCTACCGTGACCTGAAGAACCTTGAAGCTGAAGTTTCATCATTTGAGGATAACACAAAACAGCCTTTGACCCAATCACTCAGAAGGATCCAAGCATTGCAAGACAG AGTGGAAAGAAGTGTTGCTAACATGGAAAAGATGAGAGATGGAGCAAGCAAGAGGTACAAGGAATTCCAGATCCCTTGGGAATGGATGCTGAACACAGGACTGATTGGTCAG ATCAAAATAAGCTCCACAAAGCTGGCCAAGAAATACATGAAAAGGATAATTAAAGAAATGCAGTCTATTGAATGTTCACAGGAAGACAATCTCATGCTTCAAGGTGTTCGATTTGCTTTTCGAGTTCACCAG TTTGCAGGTGGTTTTGATGTGGATACAATGCATGCATTTGAAGAACTAAAGAGGGTTGGAACAGGCAGTAACAAACAACAGCATGCAGTTAACACAATTCAGGAGTGCTAG
- the LOC117916594 gene encoding pyruvate decarboxylase 1-like isoform X2, which translates to MDNKIGSQLDSCKPANNDVGSAPQNGTVSTIQDSPSPAHPTGSRATLGSHIAHRLVQIGVNDVFSVPGDFNLTLLDCIIAEPGLNNIGCCNELNAGYAADGYARARGVGACVVTFTVGGLSILNAIAGAYSENLPVICIVGGPNTNDYGTNRILHHTIGLPDFSQEVRCFQPVTCYQAIINHLDEAHELIDKAISTALKESKPVYISVSCNLPTIFHPTFSREPIPFALSPKMSNCKGLDAAVEAAAAFLNKAVKPVIVGGPKLRVAKATKAFVELADACGYALAVMPSAKGLVPEHHPHFIGTYWGAVGTAFCGEIVESADAYVFVGPIFNDYSSVGYSLLLKREKAIIVQPERVVIANGPAFGCVLMKDFLPALAKKLNNNTTAYENYRRIHVPDGVPLKCEPTEPLRVNILFQHIQKLLSHDTAVIAETGDSWFNCQKLKLPEGCGYEFQMQYGSIGWSVGATLGYAQSVPDKRVIACIGDGSFQVTAQDVSTMIRCEQKSIIFLINNGGYTIEVEIHDGPYNVIKNWNYTGLVDAIHNGEGNCWTKKVNNEQELIEAIEIATGEKKDCLCFIEVVVHKDDTSKELLEWGSRVSSANSRAPNPQ; encoded by the exons ATGGACAATAAGATTGGATCACAACTGGATTCATGCAAACCCGCCAATAACGACGTGGGTTCCGCTCCTCAAAACGGCACCGTTTCCACCATTCAGGACTCTCCCTCTCCGGCCCACCCCACCGGCTCCCGCGCCACCCTCGGCAGCCACATCGCTCACCGTCTTGTTCAGATTGGCGTCAACGACGTCTTCTCCGTTCCCGGAGACTTCAACCTCACTCTTCTCGATTGCATCATTGCCGAGCCGGGTCTCAACAACATTGGCTGCTGTAACGAACTCAACGCCGGCTACGCCGCTGACGGCTACGCCAGGGCCCGCGGCGTCGGTGCATGTGTTGTCACCTTCACTGTCGGCGGGCTCAGCATTCTCAACGCCATCGCGGGCGCTTACAGTGAGAACCTTCCGGTCATTTGTATCGTCGGAGGTCCCAACACCAACGACTACGGTACTAATAGAATTCTCCACCACACTATTGGGTTGCCGGACTTCAGCCAAGAAGTCCGATGCTTCCAGCCTGTTACCTGCTATCAG GCTATTATAAATCATTTGGATGAAGCCCATGAGCTCATTGATAAGGCTATTTCTACAGCTCTGAAAGAAAGCAAACCTGTGTACATTAGTGTCAGTTGTAACTTGCCCACGATATTTCATCCAACCTTCAGTCGAGAGCCTATTCCTTTCGCCCTTTCTCCCAA AATGAGCAATTGCAAGGGGTTAGACGCAGCAGTGGAGGCTGCGGCAGCCTTCTTGAACAAGGCGGTGAAGCCTGTGATAGTGGGAGGGCCGAAACTACGGGTGGCAAAGGCGACAAAAGCCTTTGTCGAATTGGCAGACGCCTGTGGTTACGCCCTTGCTGTGATGCCATCGGCCAAGGGGCTGGTTCCTGAGCACCACCCTCATTTTATAGGGACGTACTGGGGAGCCGTCGGCACTGCCTTCTGCGGCGAGATTGTGGAATCAGCTGACGCATACGTGTTTGTAGGGCCGATTTTCAACGACTACAGCTCTGTTGGGTACTCCCTACTGCTCAAGAGGGAGAAGGCCATCATCGTGCAACCAGAACGCGTTGTCATCGCCAACGGGCCAGCTTTCGGGTGTGTTCTGATGAAGGACTTTCTCCCAGCTCTGGCCAAGAAGCTTAACAACAATACCACCGCCTATGAGAACTACCGACGTATCCACGTTCCGGATGGTGTTCCTCTAAAATGCGAACCCACTGAGCCTTTGAGAGTTAACATTCTCTTCCAGCACATACAGAAGCTGCTTTCACACGACACTGCCGTGATCGCAGAGACCGGGGACTCCTGGTTTAACTGCCAGAAACTCAAATTACCAGAAGGATGTGG GTACGAGTTTCAAATGCAGTATGGTTCCATTGGGTGGTCTGTTGGCGCGACGCTGGGGTATGCGCAGTCGGTTCCAGACAAGCGGGTGATTGCTTGCATTGGCGATGGGAGCTTCCAG GTGACTGCACAGGATGTGTCAACGATGATTCGGTGCGAGCAGAAGAGCATCATCTTCCTGATAAACAATGGGGGATACACCATAGAAGTTGAAATCCATGATGGCCCCTACAATGTGATTAAGAACTGGAACTACACTGGCCTAGTGGATGCAATCCATAATGGTGAAGGCAACTGCTGGACAAAGAAG GTCAATAATGAACAGGAGCTCATAGAGGCCATTGAAATAGCAACAGGGGAGAAGAAGGATTGTTTGTGTTTCATTGAAGTGGTAGTTCACAAGGATGACACCAGCAAAGAGCTTCTTGAATGGGGATCCAGGGTCAGCTCTGCCAACAGCCGTGCGCCAAATCCTCAGTAG
- the LOC117916594 gene encoding pyruvate decarboxylase 1-like isoform X1 has protein sequence MDNKIGSQLDSCKPANNDVGSAPQNGTVSTIQDSPSPAHPTGSRATLGSHIAHRLVQIGVNDVFSVPGDFNLTLLDCIIAEPGLNNIGCCNELNAGYAADGYARARGVGACVVTFTVGGLSILNAIAGAYSENLPVICIVGGPNTNDYGTNRILHHTIGLPDFSQEVRCFQPVTCYQAIINHLDEAHELIDKAISTALKESKPVYISVSCNLPTIFHPTFSREPIPFALSPKMSNCKGLDAAVEAAAAFLNKAVKPVIVGGPKLRVAKATKAFVELADACGYALAVMPSAKGLVPEHHPHFIGTYWGAVGTAFCGEIVESADAYVFVGPIFNDYSSVGYSLLLKREKAIIVQPERVVIANGPAFGCVLMKDFLPALAKKLNNNTTAYENYRRIHVPDGVPLKCEPTEPLRVNILFQHIQKLLSHDTAVIAETGDSWFNCQKLKLPEGCGWCCRYEFQMQYGSIGWSVGATLGYAQSVPDKRVIACIGDGSFQVTAQDVSTMIRCEQKSIIFLINNGGYTIEVEIHDGPYNVIKNWNYTGLVDAIHNGEGNCWTKKVNNEQELIEAIEIATGEKKDCLCFIEVVVHKDDTSKELLEWGSRVSSANSRAPNPQ, from the exons ATGGACAATAAGATTGGATCACAACTGGATTCATGCAAACCCGCCAATAACGACGTGGGTTCCGCTCCTCAAAACGGCACCGTTTCCACCATTCAGGACTCTCCCTCTCCGGCCCACCCCACCGGCTCCCGCGCCACCCTCGGCAGCCACATCGCTCACCGTCTTGTTCAGATTGGCGTCAACGACGTCTTCTCCGTTCCCGGAGACTTCAACCTCACTCTTCTCGATTGCATCATTGCCGAGCCGGGTCTCAACAACATTGGCTGCTGTAACGAACTCAACGCCGGCTACGCCGCTGACGGCTACGCCAGGGCCCGCGGCGTCGGTGCATGTGTTGTCACCTTCACTGTCGGCGGGCTCAGCATTCTCAACGCCATCGCGGGCGCTTACAGTGAGAACCTTCCGGTCATTTGTATCGTCGGAGGTCCCAACACCAACGACTACGGTACTAATAGAATTCTCCACCACACTATTGGGTTGCCGGACTTCAGCCAAGAAGTCCGATGCTTCCAGCCTGTTACCTGCTATCAG GCTATTATAAATCATTTGGATGAAGCCCATGAGCTCATTGATAAGGCTATTTCTACAGCTCTGAAAGAAAGCAAACCTGTGTACATTAGTGTCAGTTGTAACTTGCCCACGATATTTCATCCAACCTTCAGTCGAGAGCCTATTCCTTTCGCCCTTTCTCCCAA AATGAGCAATTGCAAGGGGTTAGACGCAGCAGTGGAGGCTGCGGCAGCCTTCTTGAACAAGGCGGTGAAGCCTGTGATAGTGGGAGGGCCGAAACTACGGGTGGCAAAGGCGACAAAAGCCTTTGTCGAATTGGCAGACGCCTGTGGTTACGCCCTTGCTGTGATGCCATCGGCCAAGGGGCTGGTTCCTGAGCACCACCCTCATTTTATAGGGACGTACTGGGGAGCCGTCGGCACTGCCTTCTGCGGCGAGATTGTGGAATCAGCTGACGCATACGTGTTTGTAGGGCCGATTTTCAACGACTACAGCTCTGTTGGGTACTCCCTACTGCTCAAGAGGGAGAAGGCCATCATCGTGCAACCAGAACGCGTTGTCATCGCCAACGGGCCAGCTTTCGGGTGTGTTCTGATGAAGGACTTTCTCCCAGCTCTGGCCAAGAAGCTTAACAACAATACCACCGCCTATGAGAACTACCGACGTATCCACGTTCCGGATGGTGTTCCTCTAAAATGCGAACCCACTGAGCCTTTGAGAGTTAACATTCTCTTCCAGCACATACAGAAGCTGCTTTCACACGACACTGCCGTGATCGCAGAGACCGGGGACTCCTGGTTTAACTGCCAGAAACTCAAATTACCAGAAGGATGTGG TTGGTGTTGCAGGTACGAGTTTCAAATGCAGTATGGTTCCATTGGGTGGTCTGTTGGCGCGACGCTGGGGTATGCGCAGTCGGTTCCAGACAAGCGGGTGATTGCTTGCATTGGCGATGGGAGCTTCCAG GTGACTGCACAGGATGTGTCAACGATGATTCGGTGCGAGCAGAAGAGCATCATCTTCCTGATAAACAATGGGGGATACACCATAGAAGTTGAAATCCATGATGGCCCCTACAATGTGATTAAGAACTGGAACTACACTGGCCTAGTGGATGCAATCCATAATGGTGAAGGCAACTGCTGGACAAAGAAG GTCAATAATGAACAGGAGCTCATAGAGGCCATTGAAATAGCAACAGGGGAGAAGAAGGATTGTTTGTGTTTCATTGAAGTGGTAGTTCACAAGGATGACACCAGCAAAGAGCTTCTTGAATGGGGATCCAGGGTCAGCTCTGCCAACAGCCGTGCGCCAAATCCTCAGTAG